The following proteins are encoded in a genomic region of Fusarium keratoplasticum isolate Fu6.1 chromosome 9, whole genome shotgun sequence:
- a CDS encoding Inosine triphosphate pyrophosphatase codes for MAAHKVNFITGNANKLREVKAILEPEIEVTSKSIDLEEVQGTLEEVSESKCRRAAELVKGPVLVEDTALCYTALGGLPGVYIKWFLATIGHQGLNNLLAAYTDKSAEAVCTFGYCAGPGEKVILFQGRCPGKIVPARGPNDFGWDPVFEYEGQTFAEMDKVEKNKISHRSRALAKLQAWFKEQQ; via the exons ATGGCTGCGCACAAGGTTAACTTCATTACTGGCAATGCCAACAAGCTGCGCGAGGTCAAGGCAATCCTCGAGCCGGAGATTGAGGTCACGAGCAAGTCTATCGATCTTGAGGAGGTGCAGGGCACGCTTGAGGAGGTTTCGGAGTCCAAGTGCCGCAGGGCTGCTGAGCTG GTGAAGGGCCCTGTGCTGGTCGAAGATACGGCGCTGTGCTACACGGCGCTAGGCGGTCTTCCTGGAGTGTACAT TAAGTGGTTCTTGGCTACCATCGGTCACCAGGGCTTGAACAACCTCCTGGCTGCTTATACCGACAAGTCTGCCGAGGCTGTCTGCACGTTTGGCTACTGTGCTGGACCAGGCGAGAAGGTCATTCTCTTCCAGGGCCGCTGCCCC GGCAAGATTGTGCCTGCTCGAGGTCCCAATGACTTTG GATGGGATCCTGTCTTTGAATATGAAGGCCAAAC GTTCGCCGAAATGGACAAGGTTGAAAAGAACAAGATCTCCCACCGAAGCCGCGCGCTGGCCAAGCTGCAGGCCTGGttcaaggagcagcagtAA
- a CDS encoding Phosphoglycerate dehydrogenase: protein MTPAPQNIAGSLSAAAQREVSHSWDQNLSTSPVASFHSPPPSWAANLPSRGAPKVLKPFNSQDIKILLLENVNVTGQEILRAQGYQVEAIKTSLPEDQLIEKIREVQVIGIRSKTKLTEKVLREAKNLLVIGCFCIGTNQVDLDYAARHGIAVFNSPFANSRSVAELVIAEIITLARQLGDRSNEMHRGTWNKVSAKCWEIRGKTLGIVGYGHIGSQLSVLAEAMGMNVIYYDVVTLMALGTASQVPTLEKLLQEADFVSLHVPDLPETRNMISGPQFDQMKTGAYLINASRGSVVDIPALIKASRTGKIAGAAIDVFPQEPAANGDYFTNDLNTWGEDLRSLKNLILTPHIGGSTEEAQRAIGIEVSEALVRYINQGITLGSVNVPEVQMRSLTLDESDTARVIFIHRNVPGVLRKVNEILGDHNVDKQISDSRGDVAYLMADVSSVKYEQIKDIFDSLEALSSRIMTRVLY from the exons ATGACGCCTGCTCCTCAAAATATTGCTGGCAGCCTCTCCGCTGCTGCTCAGCGCGAAGTCTCCCACAGCTGGGACCAGAACCTTTCCACCTCCCCAGTCGCTTCTTTccactctcctcctcctagCTGGGCTGCCAACCTCCCCAGCCGTGGCGCCCCCAAGGTTCTCAAGCCTTTCAACTCCCAGGATATCAAGATCCTGCTTCTCGAGAACGTCAATGTCACCGGACAGGAGATCCTGAGGGCCCAGGGCTACCAGGTCGAGGCTATCAAGACCTCTTTGCCCGAGGACCAGCTCATTGAGAAGATTCG TGAAGTCCAAGTCATCGGTATCCGTTCCAAGACGAAGCTCACCGAGAAGGTCCTCcgcgaggccaagaaccTGCTCGTCATCGGCTGCTTCTGTATTGGTACTAACCAGGTCGACCTCGATTACGCTGCCCGCCATGGTatcgccgtcttcaactCTCCCTTCGCCAACTCTCGCAGTGTCGCCGAGCTTGTCATTGCCGAAATCATCACCCTCGCTCGTCAGCTCGGCGATCGATCCAATGAGATGCACCGTGGAACCTGGAACAAGGTCAGCGCCAAGTGCTGGGAGATTCGCGGAAAGACTCTGG GTATTGTTGGTTACGGTCACATTGGCTCTCAGCTGTCCGTCCTGGCTGAGGCCATGGGCATGAATGTCATCTACTACGATGTGGTGACCCTGATGGCTCTGGGAACCGCTAGCCAAGTCCCGaccctcgagaagctcctccaggaGGCCGACTTTGTCAGTCTGCACGTCCCCGATCTGCCCGAGACCCGCAACATGATCTCGGGCCCCCAGTTCGATCAAATGAAGACCGGCGCCTACCTCATCAATGCTAGCCGCGGCAGCGTTGTCGATATTCCCGCCCTCATCAAGGCTAGCCGCACCGGCAAGATTGCTggcgccgccatcgatgTTTTCCCTCAAGAGCCCGCCGCTAACGGCGACTACTTCACCAACGATCTCAACACCTGGGGCGAGGACCTGAGGagcctcaagaacctcatcCTGACCCCCCACATTGGTGGCAGCACTGAGGAGGCTCAGCGTGCCATTGGTATCGAGG TCAGCGAGGCTTTGGTGCGCTACATCAACCAGGGTATCACTCTGGGCAGCGTCAACGTTCCTGAGGTGCAGATGCGCTCTTTGACTCTGGACGAGTCCGACACCGCTCGT GTCATTTTCATTCACCGAAACGTCCCCGGTGTGCTCCGAAAGGTCAACGAGATTCTTGGCGACCACAACGTCGACAAGCAGATCTCTGACAGCAGAGGCGATGTGGCTTACCTCATGGCCGACGTTAGCAGCGTCAAGTATGAGCAGATCAAGGATATCTttgacagcctcgaggctctcAGCT CTCGCATCATGACCCGTGTCCTGTATTAA
- a CDS encoding Adenylate kinase isoenzyme 6-like protein, which yields MRTSPNIIVTGTPGVGKTTHCESLAERTGLRHLSVNQVVKDKECHEGWSDEYHSWIVDEDKLLDAIEDDVKAGGCIIDWHACDLFPKSWIDLVVVLRVDSSTLYDRLKARNYPESKLQENLDSEIMEVLLQEAHEAFDEEIVIELTSNTADEMETNVDRIEAWTKQWKKDNSEQ from the exons ATGCGAACTTCACCAAATATTATCGTTACGGGGACGCCCGGTGTCGGAAAGACGACTCACTGCGAGAGTCTGGCGGAAAGGACTGGTCTTCGTCACCTTTCTGTCAACCAAgtggtcaaggacaaggagtGCCATGAGGGATGGAGTGACGAGTATCACAGCTGGATCGTTGATGAGGACAAG CTGCTGGATGCTATTGAGGATgatgtcaaggctggtggTTGCATCATCGACTGGCACGCCTGTGATCTTTTCCCCAAGAGCTGGATCGATCTGGTCGTGGTACTTCGAGTCGACTCTTCGACGCTCTATGATCGTCTCAAGGCGAG AAACTACCCCGAGTCTAAGCTCCAGGAAAACCTCGACTCTGAGATTATGGAGGTGCTGCTACAGGAGGCGCACGAGGCTTTTGATGAGGAGATTGTCATTGAGTTGACGAGCAACACTGCGGATGAGATGGAGACCAACGTCGATCGCATCGAGGCCTGGACGAAGCAGTGGAAGAAGGACAACAGCGAGCAATGA